DNA from Branchiostoma lanceolatum isolate klBraLanc5 chromosome 9, klBraLanc5.hap2, whole genome shotgun sequence:
tataCCAAttaaagactttataaaaatggtacattatcttctgaaacagtatggaagttgaacacactccactgccagtcgaatagccccctgctgcagtgattgcaccacagtgtggcccagggctacgaaacggagatgggcaccgccctatacaccttacggtgtgggaggattttaaccaAACTTTAACTAATTCATATTTATGAGCTTTATGAACGTgtccaaaaattaaaaaaaaaaaaacctcaacACATTGATTGTACATACCTTGGACCTGGGGCCATCTCCCCAACTTTCATCCACACACTTCTAACAATGCACCAGGAAAcaactggaaaaaaacaacaacatgagtCAAAACCAAAAAAGTCAAATATCTacctttttcttttcaaatctgTTTTCTAATAACAACACATTTATGTTTTTAGTTTTAGAGTAAGAAACTACAGAATTGTAGAAAATCAATTCAAAAGAATTGGCTTtgcatatattgttttttttgcagtCTATATACTCTGACTTGATAACATAATAGAACGGTTAATTCATGCATTGCACaatgatgatattgataaatCATTATGCCATTGTGATCAAGAGGCAGTGGCCGTTCTAAATGAACTTTGAAAACCAACTTAAGTATAAGTTagtcatggaagctcatctgtgttggtagtaatcataatacagtgctaaactttctttcaacactaaggtatttgtctgaagtctctcaacacatccaaattgaatctccgggccataccgtttcactggacaaagtcagaatactggacactgagcaggactacttaatgagaggtataaaggaggccatatacatcagtggcactccagccatcactccacagagacagtgggcgttataaacttcctggcacatttgtcaataaagtcacgtgtctgtaactctcgcgagtttacgttcggcagtgattggtcatgattgatcctgaagaaggcgacagtggtcgtcgaaatcAAATCCGTagataccttagtgttggaagaaagtctAGCACCATATTATAaagtaccgtaaaatccctatttacgtacgcactttttaaacttttcaagtcgcaagcaggtgctccaggccgacgccaaagtcggggtgcgtacgttaggaggggttcttcctcgtgAAAATTGCGtatcagcttgagagtacggtacatcttcatgcaaatgaagtgtggaatgctaccacacaatcaatcagtaataaaaaataaataatacatacattgtatatttgaattgtttgacattttctacccagaaacattttctcagtaatccattaagtcggtaaacatcatcggaaggatgatcatgtcaacctctaaacTATCCaccaaaatgctggagagggggtgcgtacgttagaagggtttttcccctgaatgtttcaactcactgagtcaggcccgcaatcatccccaaatcgggggtgcgtagtGTGTAGATAGGAATTTTATGGTAAGTTATTGTTTACAatcacagtgtacatgtacctgttgcgTACTGCCGGGGTTATCTTGTTGACAACATTGTCTGCAGTCGTCCTCGAGTGACTGGAGCTGGAACTGCTTGAGCTCGTCGCAGGAGCTGCAGAGGAGGTTGGTGGTGAAGCCCAGGTCCTGGCACTTCTCCGACGTGAACTCGCAAGTCACCAGGGTTACCTGGGATGATAAAAAGAGGTAAAATTGGAAAAGTTACTTTAAATTCATTCAACATTTCTCTGATGTGTACTCACAGGTCACTAGGGTTACCTGGGATTATAAAACAAAAGTAACATTGGAAAACGCCAAAAATGCatgtagttactcaagcaactggataaagttttgaaacagtcagacgtttcagacagcatccgctatctttcgtcagtgactaaggaaagagctggcagaactaggttttataccaaaactatgTGTAGATACGTTGATAATTTGTGaatacaatttcagatggttgaatagaatagtaagtcaagacgaggttgtatgctaatgactcaATTACAATGacgctcctgttgttttaggagctaatgctGTTCGTTGAGGGTGGGGGTTGGATGGCAGCGCATTATCCCAAGTACCTGAAGGCTGATGAAAGTTTGACGCAtaaacctcctttcctgttgagggtgggattgtacattctctcataaACTCCCCGTTCCAACCATTGGAAAAGTTACTTTAAAttcatttaacctttagcacactgaagtagctgtgttccaccccattctctattggttatcaagttaggtagcagggactTAGTTCAATAGTTTGGCTGTTATGGGGAAaagaatactctccaagcagagctagggtttcggctggtttttaacgtgtttttaggcgtttttgtcatgccttctactttgtcattgtttttgttgtgtcgcaaacccaagctctgcaggcagacggaagcttcaatgcctaataaacctaatcactccaacacataacaagcgtttcacaagttagtgcgaagcgtgcccggccaggcacgggattccctccccacgcgccacagaacttccggcccagtctcaccatggacataatcctcggtctatcggtcgtggccatgttttcatgccatgttcttacgctGCCCCTACTCCTTGGCTAACTGCAAttactttcgtatgaaaatAATAGCTCAACGTGCAACCAAAGACAtctggagtttacaaagtctccACGATACTTAACTACGATCCAGGCCATTTGGGCCGTCGTACCAGAAGACGATGTACAGCCcgaaatagccatagattctctcatttttaatccccactgcggaaatgccatgctgtagtgggaggatatcgttgaatctcaaaaagtctctaaactactacccacaaataacgttacatacaaaaccgaatcaggacgccatgttggaaagtcgcttcatgtccgtcagcaaatgacttgcctatcgtgaccgcacttcatttacaccatccaaaaaccatcaaagaacaaagcacacaaaaatttgtacaatccTCTGGTGTCGTGGGGAATTTTTTAGTCTCTGTTGGTAGCACTCCGTCGCCAATTTCGctggtgttgttgaaaagttccttCCAATCTGAACACAGCGAGCGGAGGCATTGGTAACCGCATGTAATGTAAACAAGGCACGTGTTCCCGTTCATAATCCatttaacgatgcctgagataatgataataataattactagtaatacAGTTCAAGTTGATAAAttgttcatgcatcattgtatttttcttgtgaggtttccaatggaaatgtacgttatgatgctatcaatgatcatgccggcgtgagatcgtggacaccagcctgtcgcatgaatagggcagtcagcgggggaccggcgcggcctggtgaatgccgctctacacttgccggatgtgtgataatccggggcagtaaaattgttaccactaatgattatctaatggctctcggggaggagtactgtcacctttttttcaatggaagtaaataggtttgccccgccccgaggtcagtgcctgcagagcttgggtttgcgacacaacaaaaacgatgacaaagtagaaggcatgacaaaaacgcctaaaaacacgttaaaaaccagccgaaaccctagctctgcttggagagtaggaaaaGAAGACATACGTGGTGGTTTGACGGTTGAAAAAAACCCATAGTAATTCAACAGAAGTTTTACAGAACTGTTCGCAGTGTTGTACCAGTTTGCAGTCAACGTAAAAACTTCACATTCAGCAAACCAAGGATATCACGTCTTTGAGCAAACATAGAAataccacaaatatttcacgaCCAACTTAGTACTTTGTACTTGTGATATCTTTTAAGCATTCTTCAAGATTTCTCAATAAACTTTTGGACATTTGCTGCATGTTTTGATCAAAAATAGCAATACCACTGCATACCATCACATAGTAGACATATTAATTCAAATGTTAGTAACAACTTAAATAAAGTTATAGCAAAGAAAGCGTCATAACATGGAATTTCTGGGATAAAAGTAGACTTGTAAAGCCTTGCAGTACTGCTGTTAAACGTAAGGTGCGCTCTTATATATCCGGAAGTGCACCTGGATAAAAAGTGTCCTACTACCGCGGTAGTATAGGCGCATCGCATTAAACTACGAAAAAGTGACAATGGTCCATATCAGCGAACACTCGTACACGTATTCTACCAGCAGTATGCAAATTAAGGCTTTTAAGCACTGGATATTAGCATATGGTATATATCCACGTCATCGTGAGCTGTGGTCACGGAAGTGAAGTTTGGGTCATTCTAGACGTTTTCCTGAGTCTAATTAGACACAGTAAGTCCAATTCACACACTCATATCAATAATCATATTACTAAATCCATGTATGTATCGTCATTCATTATAAGAGGAACGAAAATATGCAGAAAACTTACTAAAAAGAGAAGGACCAGACACAGAAAGTAACTGGCGGGCGCCATCTTGCTTTTTAGCGGATATTGGGAGATCCCAATTCTGAAAAGGTAAGACTTTGCTAAGAAATAATATTATTGAatatgtatatgatgtagaaaTTCGTTTTTGAAATAGTTTACTTCTAACAAATAAGTATTGTTCTGTTCTTGTGATATCTTATGTGCTAGTTTGTTTATATAGGTGTTTAAAGTGGTATAAAGTACAAAATTCACACCTGTTCAAAATGAGATATACCTCGTAAATATCATCAGGTTCATTTCATAAACATGGCAGGTGTGTGTAAGCATTTCTAAGCAGCTGCATATCAAGTAACACCTGCTCAGCTGTCCAACATTCCTTTCCCCTTCCCTAGAATTCCACCACGTGTGTTTACAAAACAACGAGAGTTTATGATTTTATAATTTTTCCGCCTAATTTCTCGCGAGATCTGGAGAGAGCTGACCCAAAACAGTGGGAATCCACTTCCGGTTTGAAGAGATGACCTGGAACTGCAGTCGCCGTGCACAACACTCCAACTTCCAATCCTCAGCGCTCTAGCGGGCTTCGAAACACGGAAAAATCACCGTCATTGTCGTACAGGCGGGGCCTCGTCCCGATCCCGCAGCTTCCTCGGTTGCAAGCGCCGTCGTCCCCGCTAGGAAGGCTTCGGCCGGGGAGGAGATTTCATATATGGGGTTCTCAAGAACGATGCAGACTCGGTACCAGCTACTCATGGCGCTACTGTTTGTAGCTGCCATCATCTACTTGGAGAATCAGATCCAGCGCTTAGAAGCGGCCAGGGACAAGATGGGTAAGTGTACTGTTTTGAGTCTCAGTTTTGTAGAAAACTAAAGTGGTACGGCCACGTGTCAGTGTCATTTGTGATTcggactagccaaaactatcatgcaaggaaccgtcAAGGGAATAGATGGGTTTAAGGCAACGGAAAAAGGTGGGAGGATGGTATAAGAGAATTTGACAAGCATGACACTAGATTAAACACTCAGAAAAGCAGAAAACATCGAAGGGTGGGGAAAACTGGTTGACAGATTTTCTTTCAGTGCTCCATCGGCCAAAAGTAAATTTTAGACttcactgtcatcatcatcagttagACCAAGGATGTGAGATGTGATGTCTTAAAATTCTAGAACCGACTTCGTATGagcacgtcgccagaacgtaagcgtttaaggtcgtgttcgcgtatctaaggttaatatctcgcatataggttcatttagttgtgtcctaagacatatcttatgcaacggctgttactccgatgcaacgttgaccaaagagaataAAAGAGATTcagcagttataataggtttagatagcaggctaattgACTCTCTGAATACGTGCTCTTTATATGCCTGCCCACATTTTAGTATAAATCATGATTGATTTAAACGTTTTAAGGAAGAGATACACGCTGTTTTGTTTTGAACGCTGTTGGCCATAGCATGGCCTGGATGCctgacccccaaactctaaaatatctatcgcgTGGGGGTCTCGTCAGATGTCTGCGGGGCAATCTTCTCGAGCAAGCTCAAATTTTGAGCTAGGATCCCAACAATAGACCCCCATACGATAGacattttagagtttgggggtctggcatccagggtaGACATAGCAAGGATGTTAAGTATGATGATGAAGATACTGAGACATCCAAGTTTCTTAAGATCATTGAAGGAGGTGCGTTATCAGACCTTGCAGAACGTTTCTCTTCCGTGGCTTTTCCCTCAAGATCACGAAAACGTCTCATCTCGAGATCTTAAGTAATCTTTGAATTAACTCGTAGTCAAGATCATGACTTGCGGTTTTATATTGCAGTATAGATTAAAGGCATACAACATGGAAATATCAGTTCATGTCCATCAGTGAAGTTGTAATGGTAATTGATAAATTTATAAAGAGATAAAATTTAAAATGGTAACTACTATCAAGCAAATTTCCTATGTAGGAATATGAtaagatatatatgatataagttGAAAAATAATATACCAGTTGTTTAATTGAAATGTAACTTGCGAAAAGTTATTAAAATTTTCCAGAGGGATATGATCAGTGGAAATTACAAAATCGATCATTTCAAACAAGTATCATAATCCACGGACCTGTGTATCATATATGAGGTATTtatctttttcaaatcagatGTCAGAACATTATTACTTTATCATACTGTCTACCGGCTTACTCAATATTCAACAGGATCCATTTTTATCTCCGGGGGTAACGATTTTCGATATCGTTATGAGCTAGATGGAGTAAACCGGAATTCTAACCCTTGTAGTTTCATCAAAGATGGAATCCCTCTAATCCCCCCCATTTCTATCCTTCTGGTGGTATCACCCGAGGTTAAGACCCCCTGTTGAAAGCCTTTGATGTTCCCTTAGTCCCAGCTTTTTGCTGTGAGTTAGGTGACGGTACGAGGTCAACAAATGCCTTATTCAAGTGGCGATATAGATTTAGAATACAGAGTGGAGAGGGGTTGGGTATTCTAACATTTGTACCCTTGTTACCGGTGTGTATTGCTGcgagttaaacttaaaggcaaccaaagcaatattaggaccaaaaaatgtaaatgaaaaaaatgctgaaatcttcatggtagtgacatttactaacattgttcagcacatttgcgacattgttgtgatgtgagataattcactgaaaaccaccgccgttttttttgtaggcttgcgaaactaagggaatcatcgtatggcacatttttgcgcggttttaaaatgatgaaagtatgaagttattatgcaaatatgctaagcagtgttagtaaatgtcagtaccataaagatttcagcattttttttatttacatttttttggccCTTATATTGCATTGGCTGCCTTTAAGTGACTATCTGACTACAACTTTTATGTCAAGCCATTTTACATTTCTGAGGTCCCATTTACATTTCTGAGCCCCCATTGCCATTTGATGGAAAAGATTCTAATTACCTGTGATAAAAGGCAATTTACGAGGGGAAGTCAATTACTAGATAATAGGGCATGtcaggaaatatgcaaatttcaGCCCTGCCACCACCCCTTAGCAAGTCTAAGCTAATGGCCTTGCCTTTTCTAGTAGGAGGAAAATATAACACTAATTATATAGGGAGCTATTTTCAAAAGGACAAGGTGGTTGTGATAGACAATAGCCAACATTAGATTTAGAATATCCtagtcagacaaacagatgCATAGTGTATAGCATCCAAATCACAATCAATTAGCCTTGCATGAGTAGCAGGCTTTTAGTTAggattaaggccacaccaatttaatttcttggttaacagatttgtttaaattttagcatgaggacatcatcaaaacagaaagctgggatgaaaacttgcctgttcactccctgaaattgtgtgcaccaaagtacaaactttcctctgagattctgttttcatgttgattttccaatgtagcattttttcacaaaaattaaattggtgtggccttatagacAGGGTGTCcaaaaaatgggggggggggcaatgggAACCAGAGCTTTGCAATGTGCTCTATGGATTAATaatcatgtcaatcaatttacatgtacatgctgttcaactgtcttgtatgtgaatggtccattttgcagtgagtgtgtggggggttcacatgtgcatgtgtatataaTTAACAGAGATACAGGATGTCTTCTGGGTGTCCTCTGCAAAAGAAAGATGTCTAATTTCCTTGTTATCTTAGTGTACGGCATCCAAAAGACACCCTGATGCCCTGCTAGCTAAATAGCCAGAGGTATATACAAATAATTATACGTTCACAGACTGAACCACTCACTTTGACACTATGTAATGTTCCTACAAAAGGTACTGTGAAGTCAGTTATTTTAGCGGGGGCATAATTTTGGAGTatgaggggaaaggaggttttcgcaatTGTCTATAGgtaagttcatggttgaaataattctgtagtgcagttgctttagtaacctccattaacgttaatccgctgggttacataaatctgccgctttgaaaaacagtgggtttgagagatctctagtgcagcaccccccaggtatacaCAGCTtagaaatattatttttttgaatatATACAtcgtacaggagtgcattatactgggggactttgggttggagatctgtttagacaTATTTTTACAAATCACAGGGTAACGTtgcggaatcatgtaccctggtggattTATGTCAGTAGCTGTTAATACAATGGAAGAACATATTTGTAGTGTCGTGATTTTGTATTGGAGAGGTCACCTTAAAAAtagaaccactgcgaacatttcaagatctacagcaCTTTATTAAACCCCACAAAATGATGCATAAAAAGATACTGCGTACTTCAGGTTTCCTAGCCGTTTTGCAAAAAGTCTATAAACGTTGCATCCCAGAGTCTATGAAGTAAAAGGCCTTTATTATCCAAAGTAATGTGTTAGCTGTAAGACTTAGTGTCTTTACAACTGTAAAACATAGGAGATAATCCGAGATATGGATATAAGATATCACTTTCTAATTCTTTGACTGAGGTGACCCTACGTATAGTTTGCCAAGTTGTGCATTTAAGTGTGAAACAGGCAGCTGTTATTTCGTCTTTTGTCTTGTAATGCTATTAAAGGGGAAACCTGATATTCAATaacaacatgtatatgtacgtTGTTATGCTTTGTACGGTCTTGGATTTTAAAGTTATGTTTTCGTGTTTGTTTGTAGACAATGTAAGGCtcatatttttgttgtaacACTCAAGTTACAATTGATAACACGTTGAATAATATAGTGACTTTTCGCTCAATTTTCTTTTGCTACTGTCAGAGATCTTTTACAAATCTTCAGTGAAAAGAACTCAAATTCTTCAATTTGTGTTTGGTGTAGCCCAGAAAAATTTTCAAATggtaaaggcaacccaagcaatattagggccaaaaaatcggattttgaaagtcaatttatttaggttttgaaatgctcgaagttattacacaaatgtgctaaacagtgttagtaaatgtcactaccataaagatttctggatttttttatttcaatattttgggccctaatattgctttggttgcctttaagacttTTGAAGCAGATGTGACAAGCTTTTGCAATGGGCAGTTGTCCCTTGCTACAGGTAGGGCAGTGTTTACAGGAATCAGCAATGCTGTGTTGGAACCAGGGTATTAGTGCCGCAGGAATTAGATTTCGGTTAATGAAATTTGGGATGGTATTGAGGTTTACTTGGAACTAGGTCTACTAGTACTGATAAAGTCAAAAGGTATTCTGGACTGATTGCTAGTACACATGTACTTCTGAGGCTCGGTAAAAAAACGGAAAATATACTTAAGTATACCATAGTCAGtctcagggtgcgaaatacctagttgcacgttgcacagtgcaacaagatttcggttggtgcaagttaattccaaacccaggtagcgcagtgtgcaaccttatattttgagccaaagatctcaatcggagcctggaagctcacaaaaacacagtgtcactctcataaaattcggtaaatcttcaattgaaatgaagaaatcaacactttttcgttttaaactatccaaaacccttcatagatcgtggaatttgagctgaaaaagacaaaaacacactgccctcggctaaacaaggtgttcttaggtcaatgggaacacaatactatctaatttatattttgaaatattagtagtaatatacgctacatacgagcttgatttggagaaatcggtgaatgttgctggagcaacctgaaatttggatgtgcaacctagcatttgccctaggttgcaacatgggcaacctggctcaaaaaagtattttgcaccctgagtCTATTGCAATTGTGcattgttatccactgtatctTGGGCATGGTATTGTAagacagagcccatccctctatATCTCATTCCGCCGCCTCTTACCTCCCCAatcaaagtcaggtaccaatttttacacctgggtggagtgaggaaagttgtataAAACTAAAATTCCTTTCCGAAATACACAACGTCTAcagggatctccctagaaatatagagcaggatggggggagggtgccaggcacaggatacgtgtcgtgaggggggaggtctggagggggacGCACACttctcaaaaggagagcggctgttgccttttgcctttttcagacatagtGGAAGTCATTTACTGCTACTTGAGCTTTacaatttccagttttgagcaaaattacaggctttgctgggtagaaattggaaaaaaataccctaactttgaaaatcaacaggatggagctgggattagaacaggatggaggagcgccactgttccattctttagggataTCCCTGCGTCTAGCTATGTCAGGAATAGAACCCACGTTCCTCTCAATCCTGCTAATGCTAGCCGACTGAAAAAGTAATGTTGGTGGTCTTTTGGTTGATcgctgcatatatatatatatatagtacactCAAAGACTGAAATCTAATATCTTTAGGAACAGCAAACTTAGAATAGTCCAGAACCTCAAAGCTCGTTGCTAGACATGTAATAAGTTTCTAGAGCTAGACATATGCATGTTATAATTTGGTCATCAACTATTtatgagtgtgtgtctgtgaggaGGGGGGGTCTCAAGAAAGAAGATTACAGTTTATCCAAGcgtcaaggtcaaaggtgacagTTCTTACTATAATCAGTGCCGTCTCGTCACACCTGACACCGACTCTCCGTCATCGTTAGCCCTCGGGCCCTGATTAGCGCAGATAATCGGGGAGTTGAAATTCTGCGAGTAATCTCCATCAACCAGAACTGCCTTAGTCGACCTAACCCTAAGTAGTTTGAAACGTGTGATGATCAGAATTTAGGTggctgttactgtaaatgcagaaatattcgtggtagttttatgttcgcggttttttgcggtgaactttcagcgcaaacttaaaacaaccacaAAATTAACTTTTTGTCCACCtacgactgtagcgctactagtactactattgtctcaaacgcaaacttaaaaccactgcgaatactccattttctccctacagcaaaaaaacaacaacatgcaaacttaaatgcatttacagtatgcaaacATCTGGCAGTGCTTTAAGCATCGGTGAAAGACTGAAGGCTTTATCTTTAGCAAGTTAGCACAGTATCGTCTTCATAGTTCTTTAAGATACTTTTATATCTTGAGGTGGATTTATTCGTAGCTGTGGgataatgacagcgctgagacggaGTTCAACCGGTTTCAACTTTATTCGTCTTTATCAAAAATGGCGGAGATCGGACCACTCCTTCTTTTATACTTCTTCTGTGCCTCCCTAGTGCAGGGCGCTCTAACTTGATGAGTttaagatattgaccaatcagcgtaAAGGTTCTCATCTTGCCATGGTCTAGTAGGTTGCCAGGTGATCTAAGGGTCTAGTTCACTATGCACTAGCTAGGTTAGGTTGCTCTGTAATATCTTGAGGTGGCTGTCATGGAATTTTGCTTCAGGCCACtcaaaatattgtacatagaATTTATTTCTTAATTTTCGTCGTAGAAAGGGGAAGGGATTTTTGCATTATCATCAAAATTctgttaaaacaattctgtagtaaagTGACTGTAGTAGGACACCACCATGAACACTTCAAGATTTTTGTTACCAGCAAGTCTGCCAAAATAGCTGCAATTTTAAAAAGAATCTGTCTGCAAATACCGAAAAGC
Protein-coding regions in this window:
- the LOC136441556 gene encoding selenoprotein F-like, with protein sequence MAPASYFLCLVLLFLVTLVTCEFTSEKCQDLGFTTNLLCSSCDELKQFQLQSLEDDCRQCCQQDNPGSTQQLFPGALLEVCGUKLGRWPQVQAFVKSDRPKQFPGLKVKYVRGADPILKMLDHKDQVVETLSIEKWNTDNVEEFLSEKLQKL